In Synechococcus sp. PCC 6312, one genomic interval encodes:
- the pyrR gene encoding bifunctional pyr operon transcriptional regulator/uracil phosphoribosyltransferase PyrR encodes MATETIEILGADDLRRTLTRLACQIIEKAKGRLGDVVLLGIHTRGIPLAHQLARQIAQLESITLPVGELDITFYRDDLDRIGPRTPQRTQIPVDLSGKLVILVDDVIFSGRTIRAALNAVHDYGRPQLTWLLVLVDRGHRELPIHPDFIGKTLPTAREEAVKVWLQATDDRDAVELIKP; translated from the coding sequence ATGGCAACCGAAACGATTGAAATCCTTGGTGCTGATGATCTCCGCCGCACATTAACCCGCTTGGCCTGCCAAATAATTGAGAAAGCCAAGGGACGCTTGGGGGATGTCGTGCTCTTGGGGATTCATACTCGCGGAATTCCCTTAGCCCACCAGTTAGCCCGTCAAATCGCCCAATTAGAAAGCATAACCCTGCCCGTGGGAGAACTGGATATTACCTTTTACCGAGATGATTTAGATCGGATTGGCCCCCGCACCCCCCAACGCACCCAAATTCCTGTAGATTTATCCGGTAAATTAGTCATCCTGGTTGATGATGTGATTTTTAGTGGCCGGACGATTCGGGCTGCCTTAAATGCCGTTCACGATTATGGGCGACCCCAGTTAACTTGGCTGCTGGTGTTGGTGGATCGGGGCCATCGGGAATTACCCATCCACCCAGACTTTATCGGCAAAACCTTACCCACAGCACGGGAAGAAGCGGTCAAAGTTTGGCTCCAAGCTACCGATGATCGTGATGCCGTTGAATTAATTAAGCCTTGA
- the clpB gene encoding ATP-dependent chaperone ClpB produces the protein MQPNNPNQFTEKAWQALARTPDLVKQAQHQQIESEHLMAALLEEDGLASSIFSKAGANVQRLRDRTEEFINRQAKLSTPASSVYLGSSLDKLLDQADNFRKQFGDEFISIEHLVLAYAQDTRFGKALLQEVGLDEKKLKDTIQQIRGSQKVTDQNPEGKYASLEKYGRDLTLLARQGKLDPVIGRDDEIRRTIQILSRRTKNNPVLIGEPGVGKTAIAEGLAQRIIARDVPESLRDRQLITLDLGALIAGAKYRGEFEERLKAVLKEVTESNGQIILFIDEIHTVVGAGATQGSMDAGNLLKPMLARGELRCIGATTLDEYRKYIEKDAALERRFQQVYVDQPSIEDTISILRGLKERYEVHHGVTISDSALVAAATLSTRYISDRFLPDKAIDLVDEAAAKLKMEITSKPEELDEIDRKILQMEMERLSLQKEASAASRERLERLEKELANLKEDQARLNAQWQGEKQVIDQLQSIKEEIDKLNIEIQQAERNYDLNRAAELKYGKMTELHKKLDETEGKLSQSQTGGQSLLRDEVTESDIAEIISKWTGIPISKLVESEMQKLLNLEAELHQRVVGQDEAVTAVADAIQRSRAGLSDPNRPIASFIFLGPTGVGKTELAKALAAYLFDTEEAMVRIDMSEYMEKHAVSRLIGAPPGYVGYDEGGQLTEAIRRRPYAVVLFDEIEKAHPDVFNVFLQILDDGRVTDAQGRTVDFKNTILIMTSNIGSQYILDVAGDDSRYGEMRERVMEAMRTHFRPEFLNRVDEFIIFHSLKKAQLREIIKIQVQRLETRLQDRKMSLNLTPEALDFLAEVGYDPVYGARPLKRAIQQQLETQIAKGILRGDYHDGDTIQVTVGDTERLEFSRQAKVGVAI, from the coding sequence ATGCAGCCCAACAATCCCAATCAATTTACCGAAAAGGCCTGGCAAGCCCTCGCCCGCACTCCCGACCTTGTTAAACAGGCCCAGCATCAACAAATCGAATCTGAACATTTGATGGCCGCTCTTTTAGAAGAAGATGGCCTGGCCAGTAGCATTTTTTCCAAAGCCGGAGCCAATGTCCAACGCCTGCGCGACCGCACCGAAGAATTTATCAATCGCCAGGCCAAGCTCAGCACCCCCGCCAGTTCCGTCTATCTCGGCAGCAGTTTAGATAAATTACTGGATCAAGCCGATAATTTCCGGAAACAATTTGGCGATGAATTTATTTCCATTGAGCATTTAGTTCTCGCTTATGCCCAAGATACTCGCTTTGGCAAGGCCTTGTTGCAAGAGGTGGGCCTGGATGAGAAAAAACTGAAAGACACGATCCAGCAAATTCGGGGTAGTCAAAAAGTCACCGATCAAAACCCAGAAGGAAAATACGCCTCTCTGGAAAAATATGGCCGTGATTTAACGCTTTTGGCTCGCCAAGGCAAACTAGACCCCGTGATTGGCCGGGATGATGAAATTCGCCGCACGATCCAAATTCTATCCCGCCGCACCAAAAATAATCCTGTCTTAATTGGGGAACCAGGGGTGGGTAAAACGGCCATTGCTGAGGGCCTGGCTCAGCGGATTATTGCCCGTGATGTGCCGGAATCCTTACGAGATCGTCAACTCATTACCTTGGATTTAGGCGCGCTGATTGCCGGAGCTAAGTATCGGGGCGAATTTGAAGAGCGATTAAAAGCCGTCCTCAAAGAAGTGACGGAATCCAACGGGCAAATTATTCTCTTTATTGACGAAATCCACACCGTCGTTGGGGCCGGGGCAACCCAGGGATCCATGGATGCTGGCAATCTACTCAAACCGATGTTGGCCCGCGGTGAATTGCGCTGTATTGGCGCCACAACCCTCGATGAATACCGCAAATATATTGAAAAAGATGCCGCTCTCGAACGGCGGTTTCAACAGGTTTATGTCGATCAACCGAGCATTGAAGACACCATTTCGATTTTGCGGGGGCTGAAAGAACGCTATGAAGTCCACCACGGGGTGACAATTTCCGATAGTGCCTTAGTTGCTGCTGCGACTCTCTCAACGCGCTATATTTCCGATCGGTTTTTACCCGATAAAGCGATTGATTTGGTGGATGAAGCCGCCGCCAAGCTAAAAATGGAAATTACCTCCAAACCGGAAGAACTGGATGAAATTGATCGCAAAATTCTCCAAATGGAAATGGAGCGGTTATCCTTGCAAAAAGAAGCTTCAGCGGCCTCACGGGAACGCTTGGAACGGCTAGAAAAAGAACTTGCCAATCTCAAGGAAGACCAGGCCCGGCTCAATGCCCAATGGCAAGGCGAGAAGCAGGTGATTGATCAACTTCAATCCATCAAAGAGGAAATTGATAAACTCAACATCGAAATTCAACAGGCCGAGCGCAATTATGATCTCAACCGGGCGGCCGAACTGAAATATGGCAAAATGACAGAACTCCACAAGAAATTAGATGAAACGGAAGGGAAGCTGAGTCAATCCCAAACTGGTGGTCAATCTTTATTACGGGATGAAGTGACCGAGAGCGATATTGCTGAAATTATCTCCAAGTGGACAGGGATTCCGATCAGCAAACTCGTTGAATCGGAAATGCAAAAGCTCCTGAATTTAGAAGCAGAACTCCATCAACGGGTCGTGGGCCAAGATGAAGCCGTGACAGCAGTTGCCGATGCAATTCAACGGTCGCGGGCCGGTCTGTCGGATCCGAATCGGCCCATTGCCAGCTTTATTTTCCTTGGGCCAACCGGTGTGGGTAAAACGGAACTGGCCAAAGCCCTTGCTGCCTATCTGTTTGATACGGAAGAAGCAATGGTGCGGATTGACATGTCCGAGTACATGGAAAAACACGCCGTTTCTCGGTTGATTGGTGCACCCCCTGGTTATGTCGGCTATGACGAAGGAGGCCAGTTAACAGAAGCAATTCGCCGCCGCCCCTATGCCGTAGTCCTATTTGATGAGATTGAAAAAGCCCACCCGGATGTCTTTAACGTGTTCCTGCAAATCCTGGATGATGGTCGCGTCACGGATGCTCAAGGCCGGACAGTTGACTTTAAAAATACTATCCTGATCATGACCAGTAATATCGGCTCCCAATATATTTTGGATGTGGCTGGCGATGACTCACGCTATGGGGAAATGCGGGAACGGGTGATGGAGGCGATGCGAACTCATTTCCGGCCGGAGTTCCTCAATCGGGTGGATGAATTTATTATTTTCCACAGCCTCAAGAAAGCACAGTTACGGGAGATTATCAAAATTCAAGTCCAGCGTTTAGAAACTCGCCTCCAAGACCGGAAAATGTCTCTTAACCTAACCCCTGAGGCTCTTGATTTCCTAGCTGAAGTTGGCTATGACCCAGTGTACGGAGCGCGTCCCCTCAAGAGAGCCATTCAACAACAATTGGAAACTCAAATTGCTAAGGGAATCTTGCGGGGTGACTATCACGATGGCGATACAATTCAGGTGACAGTTGGGGATACAGAGCGATTGGAGTTTAGTCGCCAGGCCAAGGTAGGAGTAGCTATTTAA
- a CDS encoding DUF3574 domain-containing protein, translating into MNYKHLSVTTIYLIILSFIAPTQAGETPLTRSETNQNCFGCLQQHPGLAWQRTELFFGLSRPNGSLITPAKFKGFLDTEVAPRFKSGFTVIPAAGQYQDSTGNIIQPEFGIRNSSKALSILTFLKSEPSQKIKNELSFRAYH; encoded by the coding sequence ATGAATTACAAACACCTGAGCGTCACCACCATTTATTTGATTATTTTGAGTTTTATTGCTCCCACCCAGGCCGGGGAAACTCCCCTAACCCGATCAGAAACAAATCAGAACTGTTTTGGATGTCTTCAACAGCACCCAGGCCTGGCCTGGCAACGCACCGAGCTATTTTTTGGCCTCTCTCGCCCCAATGGTAGTCTGATTACCCCAGCCAAGTTCAAAGGTTTTTTAGACACTGAGGTTGCGCCCCGCTTCAAAAGTGGCTTTACTGTGATTCCGGCGGCTGGACAGTATCAAGACTCAACGGGCAATATTATTCAACCTGAGTTCGGGATAAGGAATTCCTCAAAAGCTTTATCAATTCTGACTTTTCTCAAATCTGAGCCGAGTCAAAAAATTAAAAATGAGCTTTCTTTTCGGGCGTACCACTGA
- a CDS encoding DUF3574 domain-containing protein, translating into MFHPVNDLNHQAIEAIRTTYKIKFQQESVIRVDQQTCVSF; encoded by the coding sequence ATTTTCCACCCCGTTAATGACCTTAACCACCAGGCCATTGAGGCTATCCGCACCACCTACAAAATCAAGTTTCAACAAGAATCCGTCATCCGAGTTGATCAACAAACCTGTGTTTCCTTCTAA
- a CDS encoding ribose-phosphate pyrophosphokinase, protein MIRPATLPLPLPAPTTYLTDHSRLKLFSGSANPPLAQEIAHYLGIDLGPMVRKRFADGELYIQIQESIRGCDVYLIQPTCQPVNDHLMELLIMIDACRRASARQVTAVIPYYGYARADRKTAGRESITAKLVANLITQAGASRVLAMDLHSAQIQGYFDIPVDHVYGSPILLNYLRSKDFSDLVVVSPDVGGVARARAFANKLDDAPLAIIDKRRQAHNVAEVMNVVGDVAGKTAVLVDDMIDTAGTIVEGARLLRKVGAKAVYACATHAIFSPPAIERLSSGVFEEVIVTNTIPVAESSYFEQLRVLSVASIVGETIWRVHEDSSVSSMFR, encoded by the coding sequence GTGATACGCCCAGCAACCCTTCCCCTGCCCTTGCCGGCCCCAACCACCTATCTAACTGATCACAGTCGTCTTAAGCTTTTCTCTGGTTCTGCTAATCCCCCCCTTGCCCAAGAAATTGCCCATTACCTTGGTATTGACCTAGGGCCAATGGTACGCAAGCGGTTTGCGGATGGAGAGCTTTACATCCAAATCCAAGAATCTATCCGGGGCTGTGATGTTTATCTGATTCAACCCACCTGCCAACCCGTTAATGATCACTTGATGGAACTCTTGATCATGATTGATGCCTGTCGGCGGGCCTCAGCGCGGCAAGTGACGGCGGTGATTCCCTACTATGGCTATGCCCGAGCCGATCGCAAAACCGCAGGCCGGGAATCCATTACAGCCAAGTTAGTCGCAAACTTGATTACCCAGGCCGGGGCCAGCCGGGTTTTGGCCATGGATCTCCACTCAGCCCAAATTCAAGGCTACTTTGATATTCCTGTGGATCATGTCTATGGCTCTCCCATTCTGTTGAATTATCTGCGTAGTAAAGACTTTTCGGATTTGGTCGTGGTGTCCCCAGATGTTGGCGGTGTCGCCCGAGCCCGCGCCTTTGCGAACAAACTCGATGATGCCCCCCTCGCCATTATTGATAAACGCCGCCAGGCCCACAATGTTGCGGAAGTGATGAATGTAGTCGGGGATGTGGCAGGGAAAACAGCGGTCTTGGTGGATGACATGATTGATACGGCCGGGACGATTGTCGAGGGGGCGCGCCTACTGCGAAAGGTTGGGGCCAAAGCTGTCTATGCCTGTGCCACCCATGCCATTTTTTCACCGCCGGCCATTGAGCGTCTCTCCAGCGGTGTTTTTGAAGAGGTGATTGTCACCAATACCATTCCTGTCGCCGAATCTAGCTATTTTGAACAATTACGAGTTCTGTCTGTCGCTAGTATTGTCGGGGAAACCATTTGGCGAGTTCATGAAGATAGCTCAGTCAGTAGTATGTTCCGCTAA
- a CDS encoding oxygenase MpaB family protein: protein MTSKHPYYRFDEALEEYGSQAIRCKEFLFRGDPLADEAVLALAKLSSGKAVRTLNSLLNDGRDSTPDAPDALKALFDQLESLPLWVDWERIEIGSQTIQRLSLLVAPVLSLYSLPLMYASPAGTKPLVFTGNFVDRAPRRLAETSRFVRLTCQSGGLRRFSEGFKLNVKVRLMHAQVRRLLQSSGQWHREEMGIPVNQCHMAVTLILLSLGVIKGLRDLGVIFTQTEVEGVLLLWAYSGYISGVDPEFLCTSETQAESLLQLLLTQEGFPNEDSRLLVQALRTMPLPTELAGAPWFDDVAATLSRSLLGDQFADSLEIPASEWTWVVPLMRPIFSIFSEAQRYVPGMANLATSVGTKTWETMESALTTRSEPIKSSTHTSS from the coding sequence ATGACGTCCAAGCATCCTTACTACCGCTTTGATGAGGCCTTAGAAGAATATGGTTCGCAGGCGATACGATGTAAAGAGTTTCTTTTTAGAGGAGATCCTCTTGCCGATGAAGCGGTTTTAGCTTTAGCAAAGCTTTCTTCTGGTAAAGCAGTTAGAACGCTCAATAGCTTATTGAACGACGGCAGAGATTCCACACCAGATGCCCCAGATGCACTAAAAGCACTCTTTGATCAGTTGGAGAGCCTCCCGCTATGGGTAGACTGGGAGCGAATTGAGATAGGTAGCCAAACTATTCAAAGACTTTCCTTGCTCGTTGCTCCAGTACTAAGCTTATATTCTCTTCCTCTTATGTATGCTTCTCCGGCAGGAACAAAACCCTTAGTCTTTACAGGCAACTTTGTGGATCGCGCTCCTCGACGATTGGCAGAGACCAGTCGCTTTGTACGGCTGACCTGCCAATCAGGTGGATTACGTAGGTTTAGTGAGGGCTTCAAGCTGAATGTGAAGGTTCGATTAATGCATGCTCAGGTACGCCGTCTGTTGCAGAGTTCGGGACAGTGGCATCGTGAAGAGATGGGAATACCCGTTAACCAATGCCATATGGCGGTTACGCTTATTTTACTCTCTTTGGGAGTTATTAAAGGATTAAGGGATCTAGGCGTGATCTTTACCCAAACGGAAGTAGAAGGTGTTTTGCTCCTTTGGGCCTATTCCGGCTACATCTCTGGCGTGGATCCAGAATTTTTGTGTACATCAGAAACCCAAGCTGAGAGTCTCTTACAATTATTACTGACCCAAGAAGGTTTTCCTAATGAAGACTCACGGTTGCTTGTACAAGCTCTACGGACGATGCCTCTTCCGACGGAGTTAGCAGGTGCTCCTTGGTTTGACGACGTTGCGGCAACCTTATCTCGTTCTTTGTTGGGAGATCAGTTTGCAGATTCCCTCGAAATCCCTGCATCAGAATGGACTTGGGTTGTTCCCTTAATGCGTCCGATCTTTTCCATTTTTTCAGAAGCGCAGCGTTATGTACCAGGTATGGCAAATTTAGCGACCTCTGTAGGAACAAAAACTTGGGAGACGATGGAAAGTGCCCTTACTACGCGCTCTGAGCCTATCAAGTCCTCTACCCATACTTCGTCATGA
- a CDS encoding cyclic nucleotide-binding domain-containing protein, protein MKSETLAYLTSGDWQALESIAIRKLFATGENIIVEGHSVRNLFILRRGYVQVEREYQGQGIALSQLGAGAVFGEMSLLEQTGASASVTAASEVEVDVIEELSLRSLLNSLPGFSSRFYQSLAVTLSQRLRNVSEQLSQRHDQSQRPTRIGNISERQIPLILVDAVEQFKQTMTQLEQQIKQRQVTSIQAQTQTNDACNQLMNALSHHSQGEALIDSAWSNLLAFRDLDQLESGIGDYVFRELFPVMMQSASIAYCHTRPRGLIDGYETNQLIYANEAEGDGWLGPFIDGWFLSTHFCQSRQQGRQHLAQLLQHYSQQPSTSILSLGSGTAFELLDVLPKIPSLHVTLIDQDLVALHKTRQVAEKLGCAGSITLIQNDVLLLAKGQEKLTLPPQKFIYSFGLLDYLTDEQLILILQWIATQLAEQGTVLLTNISPEHPDRLLIKHILEWSPYYRTSSELKEFLVSAGLSPIQLSEVKTTGISWVMGRQESSE, encoded by the coding sequence ATGAAAAGCGAAACCTTAGCGTACCTCACGAGCGGCGATTGGCAAGCCCTTGAGTCAATCGCGATAAGAAAATTGTTTGCCACTGGAGAAAATATTATTGTGGAAGGACATTCTGTCCGCAATCTTTTTATCCTACGTCGGGGTTATGTTCAAGTAGAACGTGAATATCAAGGACAGGGTATTGCTCTTAGCCAATTGGGTGCGGGTGCTGTTTTTGGTGAGATGTCCTTGCTGGAGCAAACTGGAGCGAGTGCCTCTGTCACCGCCGCCTCTGAGGTGGAAGTGGACGTCATTGAAGAATTGTCTCTGCGTTCTTTGCTCAATTCTCTACCTGGCTTTTCATCTCGCTTTTATCAATCCTTAGCCGTAACACTGTCCCAACGGTTACGCAATGTCTCAGAGCAGCTTTCTCAGAGACATGACCAAAGCCAGCGCCCAACGCGCATTGGAAACATCAGCGAACGACAGATTCCACTCATCCTTGTTGATGCAGTAGAACAATTTAAGCAAACCATGACCCAGCTTGAGCAGCAAATTAAGCAACGGCAGGTCACGAGCATTCAAGCGCAAACTCAGACTAATGATGCCTGTAACCAGCTCATGAACGCTCTCAGCCATCATAGTCAAGGAGAGGCTTTAATCGATTCGGCTTGGAGTAATTTGTTAGCCTTTCGAGACTTAGACCAACTAGAATCAGGCATCGGCGACTATGTGTTCAGGGAACTGTTTCCTGTGATGATGCAGAGCGCATCTATCGCCTATTGCCATACTCGTCCCCGTGGCTTGATCGATGGCTACGAAACCAACCAACTCATCTATGCCAATGAAGCAGAAGGGGATGGTTGGCTTGGTCCATTTATTGACGGTTGGTTTCTGTCAACACACTTTTGCCAAAGCCGACAGCAGGGGCGGCAACACCTTGCCCAACTCTTACAACACTATAGCCAACAACCTTCTACATCAATCCTTAGTCTGGGCAGTGGTACTGCATTTGAGTTGCTCGACGTGCTGCCCAAAATACCTTCGCTTCATGTAACCCTGATTGATCAAGACTTGGTCGCTCTGCATAAAACTAGGCAAGTAGCAGAAAAGCTGGGCTGTGCAGGTAGTATAACTCTGATCCAAAATGACGTATTACTATTAGCAAAAGGACAAGAAAAATTAACCTTGCCACCGCAAAAATTTATCTATAGTTTCGGCTTGCTTGACTATTTGACTGATGAGCAATTGATTTTGATCTTGCAATGGATCGCCACACAACTGGCAGAGCAAGGAACCGTACTACTAACCAATATCAGTCCTGAGCATCCTGACCGATTACTGATTAAACATATTTTGGAGTGGTCTCCATACTATCGCACTTCGTCTGAGCTGAAGGAGTTTTTGGTATCAGCAGGGCTTAGTCCAATTCAACTTTCAGAAGTAAAAACGACAGGTATATCTTGGGTAATGGGCCGTCAAGAGAGTAGCGAGTAA
- a CDS encoding RNA-binding protein — MSIYVGNLSYDVTESDLTSVFAEYGGVKRVQLPTDRETGRMRGFGFVEMNADAEEDAAISALDGAEWMGRSLKVNKARPREERGGSFGGGGGGNRRNNYSRSY, encoded by the coding sequence ATGTCTATTTACGTTGGAAATCTTTCCTACGATGTTACAGAATCTGACTTAACCTCTGTCTTTGCTGAATATGGTGGTGTCAAACGGGTACAACTGCCGACCGATCGTGAAACTGGCCGGATGCGTGGTTTTGGCTTTGTGGAAATGAATGCCGATGCCGAAGAAGATGCTGCTATTTCTGCTTTAGACGGTGCTGAGTGGATGGGTCGTAGTCTGAAAGTTAACAAAGCTCGGCCTCGGGAAGAGCGGGGTGGTTCCTTTGGTGGCGGCGGTGGTGGAAATCGCCGGAATAACTATTCTCGGAGCTACTAA
- a CDS encoding SDR family oxidoreductase, which translates to MDASSAKRKILVVGASRGIGAAVAEYFVQQGDDVVCISRSQSTLGRWIQGDISTATGITSVVAEIGNTPVDALLFMGGTWEQQAFTTQYDFIHSPDAETRYVIAVNTIAPIELTKQLIPNLRQSHHPRAIFMGALSGLDHCATIEVANTASKFGLRGAAQALRIALASENIGITVINPGNIATPEVLEDIAAGRFQAQVPIPIADLISAIAWILSLSAAVDVGEITLYQKG; encoded by the coding sequence ATGGATGCATCTTCGGCAAAGCGAAAAATTCTTGTGGTTGGAGCCAGTCGGGGCATTGGTGCAGCCGTGGCAGAATATTTTGTCCAGCAGGGAGATGATGTTGTTTGCATCTCCAGAAGTCAGTCCACTCTTGGCCGATGGATTCAAGGGGATATCTCCACAGCTACAGGGATCACATCCGTTGTTGCGGAGATCGGTAATACCCCCGTTGATGCACTGTTATTTATGGGGGGCACCTGGGAGCAACAGGCCTTTACGACTCAATACGATTTCATCCATAGCCCTGATGCCGAAACCCGTTATGTTATTGCAGTCAATACCATTGCCCCCATTGAGTTAACGAAGCAGCTTATCCCCAATCTTAGGCAGTCCCATCACCCCAGGGCCATCTTTATGGGTGCCTTATCGGGCCTGGATCACTGTGCCACGATTGAAGTTGCTAACACCGCCTCCAAGTTTGGCTTAAGGGGAGCGGCCCAGGCCCTACGAATTGCTTTAGCGTCCGAGAACATTGGCATCACAGTTATTAATCCAGGCAACATCGCCACCCCAGAAGTCCTAGAAGATATTGCCGCCGGAAGATTTCAGGCTCAAGTTCCCATTCCCATTGCAGATCTAATCTCGGCCATTGCTTGGATTCTCAGCCTTTCTGCCGCTGTAGATGTTGGCGAGATCACCCTGTATCAAAAAGGATAA
- a CDS encoding Fur family transcriptional regulator, translating into MLSSPAPATSEPIRSLDGAIERCQALGMRLSRQRRAILELLWDCQEHLSARQIYDRLNRQGKDIGHTSVYQNLEALSEQGIIECVERADGRLYGNISDTHSHVNCLDTDKILDVHVQLPPDLLATIEAETGVKITNYRIDFYGYELAS; encoded by the coding sequence GTGTTAAGTTCTCCCGCTCCGGCCACCTCTGAACCAATCCGCTCCCTTGATGGGGCCATTGAACGCTGCCAGGCCCTAGGAATGCGCTTAAGTCGGCAACGGCGGGCGATTTTAGAACTGCTCTGGGACTGTCAAGAACATCTTTCGGCCCGGCAAATCTATGATCGGCTCAATCGGCAGGGGAAGGATATTGGCCACACCTCGGTTTATCAAAATCTCGAAGCACTCTCCGAGCAGGGCATTATTGAGTGTGTAGAGCGGGCTGATGGGCGATTGTACGGCAATATTAGCGATACCCACAGCCATGTCAATTGCCTAGATACGGACAAAATCCTTGATGTTCATGTGCAACTCCCACCAGACCTCCTCGCTACTATTGAGGCCGAAACGGGAGTTAAAATCACCAATTACCGGATTGATTTTTACGGTTACGAGTTAGCCAGTTAG
- a CDS encoding DUF4145 domain-containing protein: protein MSLERLNIVEVETKWSYRSFELYRGDITALREPIDLLVVSAFANSYAPTSGSVIGALYDKLNINVDNLARTPYMQLKQAFGCWVSQALSHPIFAGILCLEFIGTGFSISEVFENLFTVLAILELRNVKIRSLALPMLGTGHQQINHEQVTNCLLKCAIKFLEHSEHLQRILFIAYGARSAHRLDEAINKTLNWVNIIIPKGQLMIGIRQDIQGKIEQALPLAHPSAHETLITLKRFVLNENSKSFELGVAARRFTELMVDDLLQELEYDLLRVSLYRKIGYLKDIGVAEWMTSYMHVLRVLGNESAHHQDQACRRPATISESDLGLCLFCIERLLDFWLEHLQGHYA, encoded by the coding sequence ATGTCCTTAGAGCGACTCAATATTGTTGAAGTTGAAACCAAGTGGAGCTATCGCAGTTTCGAGCTATATCGAGGAGATATTACCGCCTTAAGGGAGCCGATTGATTTACTGGTTGTCTCAGCCTTTGCTAACAGTTATGCTCCGACAAGCGGGAGTGTCATTGGTGCGCTTTATGACAAGCTGAATATCAACGTTGATAACTTGGCTCGCACCCCCTACATGCAATTAAAACAGGCCTTTGGCTGTTGGGTATCCCAGGCCCTGAGTCATCCAATTTTCGCGGGAATTTTATGTTTGGAATTTATTGGCACAGGCTTTTCCATCTCGGAGGTATTTGAAAATCTATTCACAGTTCTTGCCATCTTAGAATTACGGAACGTTAAGATCAGAAGCCTAGCTTTACCGATGTTGGGCACAGGTCATCAACAGATCAATCATGAACAAGTCACCAACTGTTTACTCAAATGTGCGATCAAATTTTTAGAGCATTCTGAACATTTACAGCGGATTCTTTTTATTGCCTATGGAGCCAGATCAGCGCACCGACTGGATGAGGCAATCAATAAAACCTTAAATTGGGTCAATATCATCATTCCCAAAGGGCAACTGATGATCGGGATTCGTCAAGATATTCAAGGCAAAATTGAGCAAGCACTGCCCCTGGCCCATCCTTCAGCCCATGAGACCCTGATCACACTCAAACGCTTTGTATTGAATGAAAACAGTAAGTCCTTTGAATTAGGTGTTGCTGCTAGACGGTTTACAGAACTGATGGTGGATGATCTCCTCCAAGAATTGGAATATGACCTCCTAAGAGTTAGCTTATATCGCAAAATTGGCTACTTAAAAGATATTGGCGTTGCGGAGTGGATGACCAGTTATATGCACGTTCTCCGCGTTCTTGGCAATGAATCAGCCCATCATCAAGACCAGGCCTGTCGTCGTCCTGCAACTATTAGTGAGTCAGATTTGGGATTATGTTTGTTTTGCATTGAGCGATTACTTGACTTTTGGCTGGAACATTTACAAGGACATTATGCTTAA